One genomic region from Phragmites australis chromosome 1, lpPhrAust1.1, whole genome shotgun sequence encodes:
- the LOC133918792 gene encoding uncharacterized protein LOC133918792, whose translation MHPKRQRLISHNLHANDLATQRPSNICMARMGLATSETMILAAATPHGPLLLLLPFKKPGKWRSLVTARRAPHVLRRVQISTTRGTMISLRLAPFTLFVGFPESRRGLKLARRTVRRARSVSSAAARAVGEIAGSASAAAEVRRSIDAHLRPLAPEKMSEDDRLVDYETLLVARFLDILQDLHGSDFRQVVEECLRLSGEYHSDGDPARLDELGALLTSLEVGDAIMVASSFSHMLNLANIAEETQMVYRKKAEKDRSGIDETFQ comes from the exons ATGCATCCAAAGAGGCAGAGGCTGATTTCTCATAATCTTCACGCTAACGACTTAGCGACACAGCGTCCATCAAACATTTGTATGGCACGTATGGGGTTAGCCACATCGGAGACGATGATATTAGCAGCCGCGACACCACATGGTCCTCTcttgctcctcctccctttcaAAAAGCCCGGGAAATGGCGTTCCCTCGTTACAGCTCGCCGTGCTCCCCATGTCCTGAGGCGCGTGCAAATTTCTACGACGCGAGGCACCATGATCTCCCTCCGTCTTGCACCGTTCACCCTCTTCGTGGGGTTTCCGGAAAGCCGGAGGGGGCTCAAGCTCGCACGGCGCACCGTCCGCCGAGCGAGGAGCGTGTCCTctgcggcggcgagggcggtgGGCGAGATAGCCGGGTctgccagcgccgccgccgaggtgcgGCGGTCCATCGACGCCCACCTCCGGCCGCTAGCGCCGGAGAAGATGTCCGAGGACGACCGCCTGGTGGACTACGAGACCCTCCTCGTCGCGCGGTTCTTGGACATCCTCCAGGACCTGCACGGCAGCGACTTCAGACAAGTG GTTGAGGAGTGCCTGAGGCTGTCCGGGGAGTACCACAGCGATGGCGACCCAGCGCGGCTGGACGAGCTCGGCGCGCTCCTGACGAGCCTGGAAGTGGGCGACGCCATCATGGTGGCGAGCTCCTTCTCGCACATGCTCAACCTAGCCAACATCGCCGAGGAGACCCAGATGGTGTACCGCAAGAAGGCGGAGAAGGACCGGAGCGGCATCGACGAGACGTTCCAGTAG
- the LOC133918875 gene encoding polyadenylate-binding protein-interacting protein 9-like, translating into MAAVANGSTAAAVKEAEYQAGVQKLVDLLSKLNPAAKEFFPSSAAGAAVTSPSKKALSADAPVFDYYSVGGGSEGSKDSAAFAAVFIGNQQRRWKNGYINQGRRRTNERARRAEREDSIRRTVYVSDIDHTVTEERLADIFATCGQVVDCRICGDPHSVLRFAFIEFSDEEGARGALNLGGTIFGFYPVRVLPSKTAILPVNPKFLPRTEDEKEMVIRTVYCTNIDKMITQLDVKNFFEELCGEVSRLRLLGDNAHSTRIAFVEFVHAEGAIMALNCSGMILGTLPVRVSPSKTPVKPRVNRVASN; encoded by the exons atggcggcggtggcgaacggatcgacggcagcggcggtgaAGGAGGCGGAGTACCAGGCGGGCGTGCAGAAGCTGGTGGACCTGCTGTCCAAGCTGAACCCGGCCGCCAAGGAGTTCTTCCCCTCCTCGGCCGCGGGAGCGGCGGTGACGTCACCGTCCAAGAAGGCGCTGTCAGCGGACGCACCGGTGTTCGACTACTACTCGGTCGGAGGCGGGAGTGAGGGGAGCAAGGACTCCGCCGCCTTCGCCGCCGTCTTCATTGGGAACCAGCAGCGCAGG TGGAAGAATGGATACATCAaccaaggaaggaggaggacaaACGAGAGGGCTAGGCGTGCAGAAAGAGAGGACAGCATTCGGCGAACTGTTTATGTCTCTGATATTGACCATACA GTGACAGAGGAGAGACTTGCTGATATCTTTGCCACCTGTGGGCAA GTTGTTGATTGCAGAATTTGTGGTGACCCCCACTCAGTTCTTAGGTTTGCATTCATTGAGTTCTCCGATGAAG AGGGTGCGAGAGGTGCACTTAACCTTGGTGGCACGATTTTTGGTTTCTACCCTGTTAGAGTCCTACCTTCAAAGACAGCTATCTTACCTGTGAATCCAAAGTTTCTTCCCAGG ACGGAAGATGAGAAGGAAATGGTTATACGAACTGTTTACTGTACAAACATAGATAAGATG ATTACTCAATTAGATGTAAAGAATTTCTTTGAAGAACTTTGTGGTGAG GTGTCTCGGTTGAGGCTCTTAGGGGATAATGCACATTCTACAAGGATCGCTTTTGTTGAGTTTGTCCAT GCTGAGGGTGCCATTATGGCTCTGAATTGCAGTGGGATGATTTTGGGAACTCTGCCTGTCAG GGTGAGCCCTTCTAAGACACCGGTGAAGCCACGTGTAAATCGAGTGGCATCTAACTGA
- the LOC133918945 gene encoding uncharacterized protein LOC133918945: protein MSARTKEKCPLCLEAMDLTDKQLKPCKCGYEICLWCWHHIMEMDLKDESGGRCPGCRSVYNKDRILGTSVSNQILKELCANTSNYQKEQTKSHKQKSAKVQLGLAEEPKDPNSIRVIQRKLVYIVGMPSEFASEKVLRQKNFLGQYGKMKNIIIDNIGANQQIPDSGRVYVTFSREEEAVRCIQAVNGFILHGRPLKATFGVTRYCHVWLSNKDCRKPNCSYVHNKAPAEDICSKDDVSVVCARLEHLMGIDTKGLQHRSGSTLPPPSDCNSRTTICSEISKDICTNGNRLLPNGANKNPGLLPATTPWDSSLSFDSPSSMANVILHQRNDHESIHNNQQKLSDPNSQKLPPLGGLDCSSEMTTSVKHMHHSSGPIEGTLLQSTSNINLVSQGPKGHLNEQLASNNDKSQASAQLGNGTSNSKQMTSAENGTSDTSWQKPQYVSVVSQGQGGSGRRFTVLTRQMASTDTRSKATGQVGKGTPNSTKLTLVKNEHSDCIIIPRSQNVNLVSQRPERPLHLLASASVKSHAGAEKKNECSDISEKLVPGNHKQLSGSSVSYSSTAVQSMSGRPMLSTLFTSDAKSQASAGPHNLSDSDRKFASQNQLHLVNQQNTHVSNTGIAGASLCCSILNNQVASTDGKRRNSAQGGHHCTYTREITLSGDIVSSQCTDSIMSSRPLGVVSSTDIAAPDREGRKRQVCPPGFEVLHHSSDSGKFVSVSSPTYSEPCSTSDALVLDSCGITDQHHIISLVSNCLIDDGDVTQNKNVSISSPLSSTDTIRMCPQILGTFSGSSNHPQLSHYPSGLLRCTFPSLCTSYQKPEYLDGITGSYVSTGGYDAFCQGTTSGMKAGMVGTWVQQPPPSPHHGWTTGNADSGMNCPQVNISYPSYTLF from the exons ATGAGCGCCCGAACTAAAGAAAAATGTCCACTTTGCTTGGAGGCGATGGATTTGACAGATAAACAACTGAAGCCTTGTAAATGTGGATATGAG ATATGTTTGTGGTGTTGGCATCATATAATGGAAATGGATTTGAAGGACGAATCTGGCGGGAGATGCCCTGGATGCCGTTCTGTCTATAACAAGGATAGGATCCTGGGGACAAGCGTCAGCAACCAAAT TTTAAAGGAACTTTGTGCCAATACATCAAACTATCAaaaagaacaaaccaaatctcATAAGCAGAAATCTGCAAAAGTTCAGTTGGGACTGGCAGAAGAACCAAAAGATCCAAATAGTATTCGTGTGATTCAGCGGAAGCTTGTTTATATTGTTGGGATGCCTTCTGAGTTCGCCAGTGAAAAG GTGCTGAGACAGAAGAATTTTCTCGGGCAATAtggaaaaatgaaaaacattATTATTGATAATATTGGAGCTAACCAACAGATTCCTGACTCTGGCCGTGT ATATGTTACATTCTCAAGGGAAGAGGAGGCTGTACGATGCATACAGGCGGTTAATGGTTTCATCTTGCATGGTAGACCTTTAAA AGCAACCTTCGGTGTCACAAGATATTGTCATGTATGGCTAAGCAATAAG GATTGCCGAAAGCCAAACTGTTCATATGTGCATAATAAAGCCCCAGCAGAAGATATTTGTAGCAAAGATGATGTTTCTGTGGTGTGTGCAAG GCTTGAGCATTTGATGGGAATCGATACGAAGGGCCTCCAACACCGTTCAGGAAGTACTTTACCCCCACCAAGTGACTGCAATTCAAGAACGACAATTTGTAGTGAAATCTCCAAAGAT ATTTGCACGAATGGTAACAGATTACTACCCAATGGCGCTAACAAGAATCCTGGTTTACTTCCAGCCACCACTCCATG GGACTCAAGTCTTTCTTTTGACAGTCCATCATCTATGGCAAATGTGATTCTTCATCAACGGAATGACCATGAGAGCATACATAATAATCAGCAAAAATTGTCTGATCCCAATTCTCAAAAATTGCCACCACTTGGAGGGCTTGATTGTTCAAGTGAAATGACTACCTCAGTAAAGCATATGCATCATTCTTCTGGACCTATCGAGGGCACCTTGTTGCAGAGCACATCGAATATAAATTTAGTTTCACAAGGACCAAAGGGGCACCTCAATGAGCAGTTGGCCTCTAATAATGATAAATCTCAAGCATCTGCACAATTAGGAAATGGCACTTCAAATTCCAAACAAATGACCTCAGCAGAAAATGGAACATCTGATACTTCATGGCAAAAGCCACAGTATGTTAGTGTTGTTTCACAAGGACAAGGTGGATCAGGTCGGCGTTTTACTGTACTTACCAGGCAGATGGCTTCCACTGATACTAGGTCTAAAGCGACAGGACAAGTTGGTAAGGGCACTCCGAATTCCACAAAACTTACTTTGGTAAAAAATGAGCACAGCGACTGCATTATTATTCCTAGAAGTCAGAATGTGAATCTAGTTTCCCAGAGACCAGAACGACCTTTGCATCTGTTGGCTTCAGCAAGTGTTAAATCTCACGCAGGAGCAGAGAAAAAGAACGAATGCTCAGATATCAGTGAAAAGCTAGTCCCAGGAAATCATAAGCAGCTTTCGGGGAGCAGTGTGTCATACAGTTCAACTGCAGTGCAGAGTATGAGTGGCAGACCTATGCTCAGTACTCTTTTTACGTCTGATGCCAAATCTCAAGCATCAGCTGGACCACACAATCTTTCAGATTCGGACAGGAAGTTTGCATCACAAAATCAATTGCATCTGGTAAATCAACAAAACACACATGTTTCTAATACAGGTATAGCAGGAGCAAGTCTCTGCTGTAGCATACTCAATAATCAGGTAGCTTCCACTGATGGTAAACGTCGAAATTCAGCACAAGGAGGGCACCACTGCACCTATACCAGGGAAATAACTCTGTCAGGTGATATAGTTTCATCTCAGTGTACAGATAGCATTATGTCATCAAGACCACTCGGTGTAGTATCATCCACTGATATAGCGGCACCAGAtagagaaggaagaaagagacaAGTTTGCCCTCCTGGATTTGAGGTGCTTCACCACTCTTCTGACTCAGGCAAGTTCGTATCAGTGAGCTCCCCAACTTACTCTGAACCGTGCTCCACATCTGATGCCCTGGTACTAGATTCTTGTGGTATTACTGATCAACACCACATCATTAGCTTGGTTTCAAATTGCCTGATTGATGATGGAGATGTCacacaaaataaaaatgtgAGCATTTCTTCTCCACTCAGTTCAACTGATACCATCCGGATGTGCCCACAGATTCTAGGCACCTTCTCCGGTTCGTCAAATCACCCTCAATTATCACATTATCCTAGTGGCTTGTTGCGATGCACATTTCCTTCTCTATGCACATCATATCAGAAGCCTGAATATCTGGATGGAATCACCGGTAGCTATGTGTCCACTGGGGGATATGATGCATTTTGCCAAGGCACAACATCAGGCATGAAAGCTGGTATGGTAGGCACATGGGTCCAACAGCCTCCGCCAAGTCCTCATCACGGCTGGACTACTGGAAACGCAGATTCCGGAATGAATTGCCCACAGGTCAACATTTCATACCCCAGTTACACCCTGTTCTAG